GGGTCCCCAGACTTTGTTGACGCGCTGGCCGCGTCGCACCGCGGGGCGCTGCGCGATCTCTTCCGCCCAGCGCACCACGTTCTTGTACGACTTGGCCTCGAGGAACTCCTCGGCCTGGTAGAGATTCTGCGTGACCAGGCCCCCGTACCACGGGTACACCGCCATGTCGGCGATCGTGTACTCGTCCCCGATCAGGTAGTGGCGCTCGGCGAGATTGCGGTCGAGGACGTCGAGCTGGCGCTTCACCTCCATGGTGAAGCGGTTGATCGGGTACTCGTACTTCGCGGGCGCGTAGGCGTAGAAGTGACCGAAGCCGCCGCCGAGATACGGCGCGCTGCCCATCTGCCAGAACAGCCACGACAGACACTCGGCCCGGGGCGAGGAATTCTTCGGCAGGAACGCGCCGAACTTCTCGGCCAGGTAGACCAGGATCGCGCCCGA
This sequence is a window from Myxococcota bacterium. Protein-coding genes within it:
- the yghU gene encoding glutathione-dependent disulfide-bond oxidoreductase gives rise to the protein MSDSPEYVPPKVWKWDAPSGGRFANINRPIAGATSEKELPVGKHALQLYSLATPNGVKVTVMLEELLALGKKEAEYDAWLINIGSGDQFGSGFVAVNPNSKIPALLDRGTSPPTRVFESGAILVYLAEKFGAFLPKNSSPRAECLSWLFWQMGSAPYLGGGFGHFYAYAPAKYEYPINRFTMEVKRQLDVLDRNLAERHYLIGDEYTIADMAVYPWYGGLVTQNLYQAEEFLEAKSYKNVVRWAEEIAQRPAVRRGQRVNKVWGPEAERVPERHSASDLR